The Neomonachus schauinslandi chromosome 4, ASM220157v2, whole genome shotgun sequence genome includes a region encoding these proteins:
- the LOC110578967 gene encoding protein lin-9 homolog isoform X1, whose amino-acid sequence MAELDQLPDESSSAKALVSLKEGSLSNTWNEKYSSLQKTSVWKGRNTGSAVEMPFRNSKRSRLFSDEDDRQINTRSPKRNQRVAMVPQKFTATMSTPDKKASQKIGFRLRNLLKLPKAHKWCIYEWFYSNIDKPLFEGDNDFCVCLKESFPNLKTRKLTRVEWGKIRRLMGKPRRCSSAFFEEERSALKQKRQKIRLLQQRKVADVSQFKDLPDEIPLPLVIGTKVTARLRGVHDGLFTGQIDAVDTFNATYRVTFDRAGLGTHTIPDYEVLSNEPHETMPIAAFGQKQRPSRFFLTPPRLHYTPPLQSPITDNDPLLGQSPWRSKISGSDTETLGGFPVEFLIQVTKLSKILMIKKEHIKKLREMNTEAEKLKSYSMPIGIEFQRRYATIVLELEQLNKDLNKVLHKVQQYCYELAPDQGLQPADQPTDMRRRCEEEAQEIVRHANSSTGQPCVENENLTDLISRLTAILLQIKCLAEGGDLNSFEFKSLTDSLNDIKSTIDASNISCFQNNVEIHVAHIQSGLSQMGNLHAFAANDTNRD is encoded by the coding sequence ATGGCGGAGCTCGACCAGTTGCCTGACGAGAGCTCTTCAGCAAAAGCCCTTGTCAGTTTAAAAGAgggaagcttatctaacacatggAATGAAAAATACAGCTCTTTACAAAAAACATCTGTTTGGAAAGGCCGGAATACGGGCTCCGCTGTGGAGATGCCTTTCAGAAATTCAAAACGAAGTCGACTCTTTTCTGATGAAGATGACAGACAGATAAATACAAGGTCACCCAAAAGAAACCAAAGAGTTGCAATGGTCCCACAGAAATTTACGGCAACAATGTCTACACCAGATAAGAAAGCCTCACAGAAGATTGGTTTTCGATTACGTAACCTACTCAAGCTTCCCAAAGCACATAAATGGTGCATATACGAATGGTTCTACTCAAATATAGATAAACCACTTTTTGAAGGCGATAATGACTTCTGTGTATGTCTGAAGGAATCctttcctaatttaaaaacaagaaagttaACAAGAGTAGAATGGGGAAAAATCAGGCGACTTATGGGAAAACCACGGAGATGTTCTTCTGCATTTTTTGAGGAAGAGAGATCAGCATTAAAACAGAAACGACAGAAAATAAGGCTCTTACAACAAAGGAAAGTTGCAGATGTTTCCCAGTTCAAAGATCTCCCAGATGAAATTCCTTTGCCCCTGGTTATTGGAACCAAAGTTACAGCTCGATTACGTGGTGTTCATGATGGTCTCTTCACTGGACAAATAGATGCTGTGGATACTTTTAATGCTACTTATAGAGTAACTTTTGATAGGGCAGGGCTTGGAACCCATACCATCCCTGACTATGAAGTTCTTAGTAATGAGCCTCATGAGACGATGCCAATTGCTGCCTTTGGACAAAAACAGCGGCCTTCTCGATTCTTCCTGACCCCACCACGGCTACATTACACTCCCCCTCTCCAGTCACCCATTACGGATAATGATCCTTTACTAGGACAGTCACCTTGGAGAAGTAAAATTTCTGGCTCTGACACTGAAACGTTAGGTGGTTTTCCAGTAGAATTCCTTATCCAAGTGACCAAATTATCAAAAATTCTCATGATTAAAAAGGAACATATCAAAAAATTAAGGGAAATgaacacagaagcagaaaaattGAAATCCTATTCCATGCCCATCGGCATTGAATTTCAGCGGAGATATGCAACAATCGTTCTGGAGCTTGAGCAGCTCAACAAGGACCTCAACAAAGTTTTGCATAAAGTTCAGCAGTACTGCTATGAGCTCGCTCCAGACCAGGGCCTGCAGCCTGCGGACCAGCCCACGGATATGAGACGGAGGTGTGAGGAGGAAGCCCAGGAGATTGTCCGGCACGCCAACTCCTCCACTGGACAGCCCTGTGTTGAGAACGAAAATCTCACAGACTTAATCTCCAGGCTCACCGctattttattacaaattaagTGTCTGGCAGAAGGAGGAGACCTGAATTCCTTTGAGTTCAAATCACTTACAGATTCATTAAATGATATCAAGAGTACAATAGATGCTTCTAATATCAGTTGCTTTCAGAATAACGTAGAAATCCACGTTGCACACATTCAGAGTGGCCTGAGCCAGATGGGAAACCTGCACGCCTTCGCAGCCAACGACACCAACAGGGACTGA
- the LOC110578967 gene encoding protein lin-9 homolog isoform X2 produces MAELDQLPDESSSAKALVSLKEGSLSNTWNEKYSSLQKTSVWKGRNTGSAVEMKFTATMSTPDKKASQKIGFRLRNLLKLPKAHKWCIYEWFYSNIDKPLFEGDNDFCVCLKESFPNLKTRKLTRVEWGKIRRLMGKPRRCSSAFFEEERSALKQKRQKIRLLQQRKVADVSQFKDLPDEIPLPLVIGTKVTARLRGVHDGLFTGQIDAVDTFNATYRVTFDRAGLGTHTIPDYEVLSNEPHETMPIAAFGQKQRPSRFFLTPPRLHYTPPLQSPITDNDPLLGQSPWRSKISGSDTETLGGFPVEFLIQVTKLSKILMIKKEHIKKLREMNTEAEKLKSYSMPIGIEFQRRYATIVLELEQLNKDLNKVLHKVQQYCYELAPDQGLQPADQPTDMRRRCEEEAQEIVRHANSSTGQPCVENENLTDLISRLTAILLQIKCLAEGGDLNSFEFKSLTDSLNDIKSTIDASNISCFQNNVEIHVAHIQSGLSQMGNLHAFAANDTNRD; encoded by the exons ATGGCGGAGCTCGACCAGTTGCCTGACGAGAGCTCTTCAGCAAAAGCCCTTGTCAGTTTAAAAGAgggaagcttatctaacacatggAATGAAAAATACAGCTCTTTACAAAAAACATCTGTTTGGAAAGGCCGGAATACGGGCTCCGCTGTGGAGAT GAAATTTACGGCAACAATGTCTACACCAGATAAGAAAGCCTCACAGAAGATTGGTTTTCGATTACGTAACCTACTCAAGCTTCCCAAAGCACATAAATGGTGCATATACGAATGGTTCTACTCAAATATAGATAAACCACTTTTTGAAGGCGATAATGACTTCTGTGTATGTCTGAAGGAATCctttcctaatttaaaaacaagaaagttaACAAGAGTAGAATGGGGAAAAATCAGGCGACTTATGGGAAAACCACGGAGATGTTCTTCTGCATTTTTTGAGGAAGAGAGATCAGCATTAAAACAGAAACGACAGAAAATAAGGCTCTTACAACAAAGGAAAGTTGCAGATGTTTCCCAGTTCAAAGATCTCCCAGATGAAATTCCTTTGCCCCTGGTTATTGGAACCAAAGTTACAGCTCGATTACGTGGTGTTCATGATGGTCTCTTCACTGGACAAATAGATGCTGTGGATACTTTTAATGCTACTTATAGAGTAACTTTTGATAGGGCAGGGCTTGGAACCCATACCATCCCTGACTATGAAGTTCTTAGTAATGAGCCTCATGAGACGATGCCAATTGCTGCCTTTGGACAAAAACAGCGGCCTTCTCGATTCTTCCTGACCCCACCACGGCTACATTACACTCCCCCTCTCCAGTCACCCATTACGGATAATGATCCTTTACTAGGACAGTCACCTTGGAGAAGTAAAATTTCTGGCTCTGACACTGAAACGTTAGGTGGTTTTCCAGTAGAATTCCTTATCCAAGTGACCAAATTATCAAAAATTCTCATGATTAAAAAGGAACATATCAAAAAATTAAGGGAAATgaacacagaagcagaaaaattGAAATCCTATTCCATGCCCATCGGCATTGAATTTCAGCGGAGATATGCAACAATCGTTCTGGAGCTTGAGCAGCTCAACAAGGACCTCAACAAAGTTTTGCATAAAGTTCAGCAGTACTGCTATGAGCTCGCTCCAGACCAGGGCCTGCAGCCTGCGGACCAGCCCACGGATATGAGACGGAGGTGTGAGGAGGAAGCCCAGGAGATTGTCCGGCACGCCAACTCCTCCACTGGACAGCCCTGTGTTGAGAACGAAAATCTCACAGACTTAATCTCCAGGCTCACCGctattttattacaaattaagTGTCTGGCAGAAGGAGGAGACCTGAATTCCTTTGAGTTCAAATCACTTACAGATTCATTAAATGATATCAAGAGTACAATAGATGCTTCTAATATCAGTTGCTTTCAGAATAACGTAGAAATCCACGTTGCACACATTCAGAGTGGCCTGAGCCAGATGGGAAACCTGCACGCCTTCGCAGCCAACGACACCAACAGGGACTGA